The following are from one region of the Salvia splendens isolate huo1 chromosome 2, SspV2, whole genome shotgun sequence genome:
- the LOC121760463 gene encoding uncharacterized protein LOC121760463, giving the protein MAKSKKLERRSDSQHHLVSLRKLSSRCTKVCGDTHNGKKASEKKEWEDAECSVCLEFPHNAVLVLCSSYDKGCRPYMCATSQHYSNCLEQYTKVAPNHSSKSWQPSSAAASELSGILCPLCRGQVKGWTVVEPARRHLNAKKRACVQEGCSFVGRYKELRKHVKLAHPLARPREVDPLHAEKWKKLENERNISDVISTIRSTMPGAIVIGDYVIERDRHGYRDYDDDDNLDNDDDGGDDGLDELTFSAPSYGERWDSGARAAAPDRRHRPGQRARLLAQRLTGRLRGQGR; this is encoded by the coding sequence ATGGCCAAATCGAAGAAGCTGGAGAGGAGATCGGACTCCCAGCACCATCTAGTAAGCCTGCGTAAGCTATCATCTAGGTGCACGAAGGTCTGTGGAGACACCCACAATGGGAAAAAAGCATCCGAAAAGAAGGAATGGGAAGATGCAGAATGCTCGGTCTGCTTGGAGTTTCCTCACAATGCTGTTCTCGTGCTCTGTTCCTCGTACGATAAGGGCTGCCGTCCTTACATGTGCGCTACTAGCCAGCACTACTCCAATTGTCTCGAGCAGTACACGAAGGTTGCCCCCAATCACAGCTCCAAATCATGGCAACCATCATCAGCAGCTGCCTCTGAACTATCCGGGATTCTGTGCCCTCTGTGTCGGGGTCAGGTGAAGGGCTGGACAGTGGTGGAGCCTGCACGGAGACATCTCAACGCAAAGAAGAGGGCCTGTGTGCAGGAGGGCTGCTCGTTCGTGGGCCGCTACAAAGAGCTCAGGAAACATGTCAAGTTAGCACACCCTCTGGCCCGCCCCCGGGAGGTGGACCCTTTGCACGCTGAGAAATGGAAAAAGCTCGAGAATGAGAGGAACATAAGCGATGTGATTAGCACGATCAGATCCACCATGCCCGGGGCGATTGTCATTGGTGATTATGTGATAGAAAGGGACCGTCACGGCTACAGGGATTATGACGATGATGATAATTTGGACAATGACGATGATGGTGGTGATGATGGTTTGGATGAGTTGACATTCAGTGCCCCATCATACGGCGAGCGCTGGGATAGCGGAGCTCGAGCTGCAGCCCCCGACAGGCGCCATCGTCCAGGGCAACGGGCGAGATTATTGGCACAGCGTTTGACGGGGAGGCTCAGAGGGCAAGGCCGGTAA
- the LOC121786517 gene encoding nitrate reductase [NADH] 2-like yields MAASVENRQFPLLEPFKPPGSTVRAYNFPPANKPIPNGNATLDYSSSSDDDEDESNYSLLIKKGNAELDPSVLDSRDELTADNWVERNPSMVRLTGKHPFNAEAPLPRLMHHGFITPVPLHYVRNHGAVPKASWDDWTVEITGLVIKPVRLTMRQLETEFPAREFPVSLVCAGNRRKEQNMVNQTIGFNWGAAGVSTSVWRGVPLHAVLKRCGIMSRTKGALNVCFEGAEDLPGGGGSKYGTSLSREMAMDPARDIILAYMQNGERLSPDHGFPVRMIIPGFIGGRMVKWLKRIIVTPKESDNYYHFKDNRVLPSHVDAELANAEAWWYKPEHIINELNINSAITTPCHEEILPINAWTTQRPYTLRGYSYSGGGKKVTRVEVTMDGGETWQVCSLDHPEKPNKYGKYWCWCFWSLEVEVLDLLGAKEIAVRAWDETHNTQPEKLIWNLMGMMNNCWFRVKTNICKPHRGEIGIVFEHPTQPGNQSGGWMAKERHLEKTSNEVPALKKSVSSPFMNTAAKMFSASEVRKHNSADSAWIIVHGHVYDCTRFLKDHPGGTDSILINAGTDCTEEFDAIHSDKAKKLLEDYRVGELITTGYASADSSPNNSVHGPSGSLHLAPIKEVVTPQRPVALIPREKIPCKLVEKTALSHDVRKFKFALPGTDQVLGLPVGKHVFVCATVDDKLCMRAYTPSSDVDVVGYFELVVKVYFKGVHPKFPNGGQMSQHLDSLEIGSFIDIKGPLGHIEYTGKGNFVVHGKQRFAKKLAMIAGGTGITPIYQVMQAILKDPEDQTEMYVVYANRTEDDILLREELDSWAEKYPDRVKVWYVVQESVKENWKYSLGFVTEGILREHIPAAKEMALALACGPPPMLQFAVNPNLEKMGYDLKEDLLVF; encoded by the exons ATGGCGGCCTCCGTCGAGAACCGGCAATTCCCGCTCCTCGAACCCTTCAAACCCCCCGGTTCAACGGTTCGCGCCTACAACTTCCCTCCCGCAAATAAGCCCATCCCCAACGGCAATGCTACCCTCGATTACTCATCCAGCAGCGACGACGACGAAGACGAGTCCAACTACTCCCTCCTCATCAAGAAGGGCAACGCCGAGCTCGACCCGTCCGTCCTCGACTCCAGAGACGAGCTCACCGCCGACAACTGGGTCGAGCGCAACCCCTCCATGGTCCGCCTCACCGGCAAACACCCCTTCAACGCGGAGGCGCCGCTCCCCCGCCTCATGCACCACGGCTTCATCACCCCCGTCCCGCTCCACTACGTCCGCAACCACGGCGCCGTCCCTAAGGCCTCCTGGGATGACTGGACCGTCGAGATAACCGGTCTGGTTATAAAACCGGTCCGGCTCACCATGCGCCAGCTCGAGACCGAGTTCCCCGCCCGCGAATTCCCGGTCAGCCTCGTCTGCGCCGGGAACCGCCGCAAGGAGCAGAACATGGTCAACCAGACCATCGGCTTCAACTGGGGCGCGGCCGGCGTCTCCACCTCCGTGTGGCGGGGCGTGCCCCTCCACGCCGTGTTGAAGCGGTGCGGCATCATGAGCCGCACAAAGGGTGCGCTCAACGTGTGCTTTGAAGGGGCCGAGGATCTCCCCGGCGGCGGGGGTTCCAAATATGGAACCTCCTTGAGCAGGGAGATGGCCATGGATCCGGCGAGAGACATCATACTCGCATACATGCAGAATGGCGAGCGTCTCTCACCGGATCACGGCTTCCCCGTGAGGATGATTATCCCGGGATTTATCGGGGGTAGAATGGTCAAGTGGTTGAAGAGGATTATAGTGACTCCTAAAGAATCagataattattatcatttcaAAGATAATAGGGTTCTTCCGTCACACGTGGATGCCGAACTCGCGAATGCTGAAG CTTGGTGGTACAAACCCGAGCACATAATAAACGAGTTAAATATTAACTCGGCCATCACAACGCCGTGCCACGAAGAAATCCTGCCGATTAATGCGTGGACGACTCAGAGACCTTATACGTTGAGAGGATATTCTTATTCTG GAGGAGGAAAGAAAGTGACACGAGTAGAGGTGACAATGGATGGTGGCGAAACATGGCAAGTTTGCTCTTTGGACCATCCCGAAAAGCCTAACAAATATGGCAAGTATTGGTGCTGGTGCTTCTGGTCGTTGGAGGTCGAGGTGCTTGACCTTCTCGGTGCCAAGGAGATCGCTGTAAGGGCTTGGGACGAGACACACAACACACAGCCCGAGAAGCTCATCTGGAACCTCATG GGCATGATGAACAATTGTTGGTTCCGAGTAAAAACCAATATATGCAAACCTCATAGAGGAGAGATCGGTATCGTCTTCGAGCACCCAACTCAACCCGGCAACCAGTCGGGTGGATGGATGGCGAAGGAGCGCCACCTAGAAAAAACCTCGAACGAGGTCCCGGCCTTAAAAAAGTCGGTCTCGTCGCCATTCATGAACACCGCAGCCAAGATGTTTTCCGCCTCTGAGGTCCGGAAGCACAACTCGGCCGACTCGGCGTGGATCATCGTCCATGGCCACGTCTACGACTGCACCCGCTTCCTCAAGGACCACCCAGGCGGCACCGACAGCATCCTCATCAACGCCGGCACCGACTGTACAGAAGAGTTCGACGCCATCCACTCCGACAAGGCAAAAAAGCTCCTCGAGGACTACCGTGTCGGCGAGCTCATCACCACCGGCTACGCCTCGGCCGACTCCTCCCCCAACAACTCCGTCCATGGCCCCTCCGGCAGCCTCCACCTCGCCCCAATCAAAGAGGTCGTCACCCCCCAACGCCCTGTCGCCCTGATCCCCCGCGAAAAAATCCCTTGCAAACTCGTCGAAAAGACTGCCCTCTCCCACGATGTTCGGAAATTCAAATTCGCCCTCCCCGGCACGGATCAAGTCCTCGGCCTCCCCGTTGGCAAACACGTGTTCGTCTGTGCCACGGTGGATGACAAATTGTGCATGCGAGCATACACGCCGTCTAGTGACGTGGACGTTGTGGGGTACTTCGAGCTAGTGGTCAAAGTCTACTTTAAAGGGGTCCACCCAAAATTCCCAAATGGAGGACAGATGTCGCAACATCTGGACTCGCTCGAGATCGGTTCGTTTATCGATATAAAAGGGCCGTTAGGCCACATTGAGTACACAGGAAAGGGGAATTTCGTCGTCCACGGCAAACAGCGCTTCGCAAAAAAATTAGCCATGATCGCCGGCGGCACGGGAATCACGCCGATCTACCAAGTGATGCAGGCGATTCTGAAGGATCCGGAAGATCAGACGGAGATGTACGTGGTGTACGCGAATCGAACGGAGGACGACATATTGCTGAGAGAGGAGCTGGATTCGTGGGCGGAGAAGTATCCGGATAGGGTGAAAGTGTGGTATGTGGTGCAGGAGAGTGTGAAGGAGAATTGGAAGTACAGCTTAGGGTTTGTAACGGAGGGGATTTTGAGAGAGCATATTCCGGCGGCGAAGGAGATGGCGCTGGCGCTGGCGTGCGGGCCGCCGCCGATGCTGCAATTCGCGGTGAATCCCAATTTGGAGAAGATGGGCTATGATTTGAAGGAGGATTTATTGGTATTTTAG